In Opitutaceae bacterium TAV5, one genomic interval encodes:
- a CDS encoding dienelactone hydrolase produces MTGRIHIKNLVFHGHHGVLPEEHTLGQRFELDLELVLDIAAAAAGDDLTQTVNYAEVVARCRDIVQGERHKLLEALARRILVRILADFPLLTEAGIVLRKPSAPVAAIFDTIALETRLSRADLDRLSEPRQ; encoded by the coding sequence ATGACCGGACGCATCCACATCAAGAATCTCGTTTTCCACGGGCACCACGGCGTGCTACCCGAAGAGCACACCCTCGGGCAGCGGTTCGAGCTCGATCTCGAACTTGTCCTCGACATCGCCGCCGCGGCGGCCGGCGATGACCTCACGCAGACGGTCAACTACGCCGAGGTCGTCGCCCGCTGCCGCGACATCGTGCAGGGCGAGCGGCACAAGCTTCTCGAAGCGCTGGCCCGCCGCATCCTCGTCAGGATCCTTGCGGATTTCCCGTTGCTGACCGAAGCCGGGATCGTGCTGCGCAAACCGTCGGCGCCGGTCGCCGCCATTTTCGATACCATTGCCCTGGAAACCCGCCTGAGCCGTGCCGACCTCGACCGCCTATCTGAGCCTCGGCAGTAA
- a CDS encoding 2-amino-4-hydroxy-6-hydroxymethyldihydropteridine pyrophosphokinase, protein MPTSTAYLSLGSNLGDRRGWLEEALRLLSLSSGIRLGRVSRIYETTPVGTTGQGDYLNAVAAVETSLAPHALLARCQEIEDACGRVRQERWSARTLDIDLLWHEACPRSDDPVLTLPHPRMLERAFVMVLLAELAPDRVIEGRTVREHAARLGSEGVRVWEG, encoded by the coding sequence GTGCCGACCTCGACCGCCTATCTGAGCCTCGGCAGTAACCTCGGGGACCGCCGCGGCTGGCTCGAGGAGGCGCTGCGGCTGCTCTCCCTGTCGTCGGGTATCCGGCTCGGGCGCGTCTCGCGCATCTACGAGACGACGCCGGTCGGCACCACCGGCCAGGGCGACTACCTGAACGCCGTGGCCGCCGTGGAAACGTCCCTGGCGCCGCATGCGTTGCTCGCCCGCTGTCAGGAGATCGAGGATGCGTGCGGACGTGTGCGCCAGGAGCGCTGGAGCGCGCGCACCCTCGATATCGACCTGCTCTGGCACGAGGCTTGTCCGCGCAGCGACGATCCGGTGCTCACGTTGCCGCATCCGCGCATGCTGGAGCGGGCTTTTGTCATGGTGCTGCTGGCGGAGCTGGCGCCGGACCGGGTGATCGAAGGTCGCACCGTGCGCGAACACGCCGCGCGTCTTGGCAGCGAAGGCGTGCGGGTGTGGGAAGGGTGA
- a CDS encoding single-stranded DNA-binding protein has product MPATSSPLVEAADRLRRQLRGATFSAPVSHTYLPLDYAWAPHTDYLRRYGAGRKRVLFLGMNPGPFGMAQTGVPFGEVAAVRDWMGVTGAVGHPVPEHPKRPVEGFACPKSEVSGRRLWGLFAEKSGTAKAFFRDHFVANYCPLVWMSATGANLTPDKLPAAEIAPVDAACLDHLVRVIEALEPEWLIGVGGYAEEKLVAAAARLPGKTFRTGRVLHPSPASPAANRGWSAAATKQLVALGVWKA; this is encoded by the coding sequence ATGCCTGCCACTTCTTCTCCTCTCGTCGAGGCCGCCGACCGGCTCCGCCGCCAGCTGCGCGGCGCCACGTTCTCCGCGCCGGTCTCCCACACGTATCTGCCGCTCGACTACGCCTGGGCTCCGCACACCGATTACCTCCGCCGCTACGGAGCCGGCCGCAAGCGCGTGCTCTTTCTCGGCATGAACCCCGGCCCCTTCGGCATGGCGCAGACCGGCGTGCCCTTTGGCGAAGTCGCCGCCGTGCGCGACTGGATGGGCGTCACCGGCGCCGTCGGCCACCCCGTGCCCGAACACCCGAAGCGCCCCGTCGAAGGCTTCGCCTGCCCGAAGTCCGAAGTGAGCGGACGCCGCCTCTGGGGCCTGTTTGCCGAAAAATCCGGCACGGCAAAGGCGTTCTTCCGCGACCATTTCGTGGCCAACTACTGCCCGCTCGTCTGGATGAGCGCGACCGGCGCCAACCTCACGCCCGACAAGCTTCCCGCCGCCGAAATCGCGCCGGTCGACGCCGCCTGCCTGGATCATCTCGTGCGCGTCATCGAAGCGCTGGAGCCCGAGTGGCTGATCGGCGTCGGCGGTTATGCCGAGGAAAAACTCGTCGCTGCCGCCGCTCGTCTGCCCGGGAAAACGTTCCGGACCGGCCGCGTCCTGCACCCCTCGCCGGCCTCGCCCGCGGCCAACCGCGGATGGTCGGCCGCCGCCACCAAACAACTCGTCGCCCTCGGCGTGTGGAAGGCATAG
- a CDS encoding DNA processing protein DprA — MPDSLTATQAYLILNALPDIGPITTNRLLEAFGGDPRALFEAGPRALEQVKGVGARISGNIAGWRALFDLAREEAWMARSGVRFIPHDDPGYPALLREIPSPPIGLYQKGRYAFDRPAVAIVGSRRTTLYGQAVARKLGGELARLGFCVVSGLARGIDSAAHEGALLAGGATVGVLGTGIDIIYPPENLDLYRRIENEGGAICSEFPFTRRADRQSFAMRNRIVAGMCSAIVVVESDVSGGSMITARFAGEQGRLVFAVPGRIDQASSAGCHQLIRDGATLLTSVDDILAEINYLDGLRPQPIPEKPAAAPDPRGGNGDGNEAGRSAPAPASAPAASPSPSLFSGNLTGDEQRILACFAGGAMPGVDALVAQTGLAAHLVSAALMMLELKRVIARRADGTFEAR, encoded by the coding sequence GTGCCGGATTCCCTCACCGCAACGCAGGCGTACCTCATCCTCAACGCGCTGCCCGATATCGGCCCGATCACGACCAACCGCCTGCTCGAGGCCTTCGGCGGCGATCCGCGGGCCCTTTTCGAGGCCGGCCCGCGGGCGCTCGAACAGGTCAAGGGCGTCGGCGCCAGAATCAGCGGCAACATCGCCGGCTGGCGCGCGCTCTTCGACCTCGCCCGCGAGGAGGCCTGGATGGCCCGGTCCGGCGTGCGCTTCATCCCGCACGATGATCCGGGCTACCCCGCCCTGCTTCGCGAGATCCCGAGCCCGCCGATCGGCCTGTATCAGAAAGGCCGTTACGCCTTCGACCGCCCCGCCGTCGCCATCGTCGGCAGCCGGCGCACCACGCTCTACGGCCAGGCGGTCGCCAGAAAACTCGGCGGCGAACTCGCCCGGCTCGGCTTCTGCGTCGTCAGCGGCCTCGCGCGCGGCATCGATTCGGCGGCGCACGAAGGCGCGCTCCTCGCCGGCGGCGCGACGGTCGGCGTCCTCGGCACCGGCATCGACATCATCTATCCGCCCGAAAACCTCGACCTGTACCGCCGCATCGAAAACGAAGGCGGCGCCATCTGCTCGGAGTTCCCCTTCACGCGGCGCGCCGACCGGCAGTCGTTTGCCATGCGCAACCGCATCGTCGCCGGCATGTGCTCGGCCATTGTCGTGGTGGAAAGCGATGTCAGCGGCGGCTCGATGATCACGGCCCGGTTTGCCGGCGAACAGGGCCGCCTCGTCTTCGCCGTGCCCGGCCGCATCGACCAGGCCAGCAGCGCCGGCTGCCACCAGCTCATCCGCGACGGCGCCACCTTGCTGACCTCGGTGGACGACATCCTCGCGGAAATCAACTACCTCGACGGCCTCCGCCCGCAACCGATCCCCGAAAAACCGGCCGCCGCCCCCGATCCTCGCGGCGGCAACGGAGACGGAAACGAAGCCGGCCGCTCCGCGCCCGCTCCCGCCTCCGCGCCCGCGGCCTCGCCCTCCCCGTCCCTTTTCTCCGGCAACCTCACCGGCGACGAACAACGCATCCTCGCCTGTTTCGCCGGCGGCGCCATGCCGGGTGTGGATGCGCTGGTCGCGCAAACCGGTCTCGCCGCCCACCTGGTCTCCGCCGCGCTCATGATGCTGGAGCTGAAGCGGGTCATCGCAAGACGCGCCGACGGCACCTTCGAGGCGCGTTGA
- the glgC gene encoding glucose-1-phosphate adenylyltransferase (catalyzes the formation of ADP-glucose and diphosphate from ATP and alpha-D-glucose 1-phosphate) — MSTQKNVLAVVMGGGRGTRLYPLTMERCKPAVPLAGKYRLVDIPISNCLNSDINRIFLLTQFHTASLHRHVQNTYHFDPFGGGFVDILSAEQTEKTNDWYQGTADAVRRNLQHFRAFPHEFVLILSGDQLYRMDFRKIIQQHIATAAEVTIAAIPFPVSKVEGLGLMGVGDDLSIQQFAEKPKDPAVINSLTVSEAVEARLRAPSGEKHCLASMGIYVFNRRVLAEALANTMTDFGKEIIPGLLGKKRLFAHVFEGYWEDIGTVKAFFDANLALAQPLPPFNFFDPGAPIYTQDRYLPPSKVNRCTFDYVVFGDGSIVEDATLRRCVIGIRSFVRGGTVLENVVMMGADFYEGEDDIRVNQAKNLPNLGVGYGCKIRHAIIDKNARIGDNVVLDPAGKSDGTYAHGVIIRDGVLVVPKGMTVPGGTVI; from the coding sequence ATGAGTACCCAGAAAAATGTCCTCGCAGTCGTAATGGGAGGCGGACGCGGCACCCGTCTCTACCCCCTGACCATGGAGCGTTGCAAACCCGCCGTCCCCCTCGCCGGCAAATACCGCCTGGTGGACATCCCGATCAGCAACTGCCTCAATTCCGACATCAACCGGATCTTCCTGCTCACGCAGTTCCACACCGCATCGCTGCACCGGCACGTGCAAAACACGTATCACTTCGACCCGTTTGGCGGCGGTTTTGTCGATATCCTCTCGGCCGAGCAGACCGAAAAGACCAACGACTGGTACCAGGGCACCGCCGATGCCGTGCGGCGCAACCTGCAACACTTCCGCGCCTTCCCGCATGAATTCGTGCTCATCCTCTCCGGCGACCAGCTCTACCGGATGGATTTCCGCAAGATCATCCAGCAGCACATCGCCACCGCCGCCGAAGTGACCATCGCCGCCATCCCCTTCCCCGTCTCGAAAGTCGAGGGGCTCGGCCTCATGGGCGTGGGCGACGACCTCTCCATCCAGCAGTTTGCCGAAAAACCCAAGGACCCCGCCGTCATCAACAGCCTCACCGTCAGCGAGGCGGTCGAGGCCCGCCTCCGCGCCCCCTCCGGCGAAAAACACTGCCTGGCCTCGATGGGTATCTACGTGTTCAACCGCCGCGTCCTCGCCGAAGCGCTCGCCAACACCATGACCGATTTCGGCAAGGAGATCATCCCCGGCCTCCTCGGCAAAAAACGGCTTTTCGCCCACGTTTTCGAAGGTTACTGGGAAGACATCGGCACCGTGAAGGCGTTTTTCGACGCCAACCTCGCGCTCGCCCAGCCGCTGCCGCCCTTCAACTTCTTCGACCCCGGCGCGCCCATCTACACGCAGGACCGCTACCTGCCGCCGAGCAAGGTCAACCGCTGCACGTTCGACTACGTCGTCTTCGGCGACGGCTCCATCGTGGAGGACGCCACGCTGCGCCGCTGCGTCATCGGCATCCGCTCGTTCGTGCGCGGCGGCACCGTGCTGGAAAACGTGGTCATGATGGGCGCCGACTTCTACGAGGGCGAGGACGACATCCGCGTCAACCAGGCCAAAAACCTGCCCAATCTCGGCGTCGGCTACGGCTGCAAGATCCGCCATGCGATCATCGACAAGAACGCCCGCATCGGCGACAACGTCGTCCTCGATCCCGCCGGCAAGAGCGACGGCACCTACGCCCATGGCGTGATCATCCGCGACGGCGTGCTCGTCGTGCCCAAAGGCATGACCGTGCCGGGCGGCACCGTGATCTAG
- a CDS encoding glutamine amidotransferase, whose amino-acid sequence MCGIVGYVGKQRAASILLEGLKRLEYRGYDSAGLAVLQAGGLTLIKKTGRVANLVRAIGQQKLAGTTGISHTRWATHGGVTDANAHPHVSSDGKIVLVHNGVIENYAAIKKFLLTKGYTFASETDTEVLGNLIAYHYAKEPEPAPTPEGAPDGSRLLESVRRTLLHVEGTYGIAVLCVDAPGEMVAARKGSPLILGVGAPGTDEFIIASDVSALVSRTQNVVYLKDGELVHVRPGAYPAGFTITTLELADVSPVIDTVTWSVDEAEMGAHAHFMEKEIFEQPQALENAMRGRFSEDGSTANFGGLNLTAADFRAIDRFMFCACGTALHACMVTEHLIERFARIPVECDYASEFRYRNTPLTADTLFFVVSQSGETIDTLAALREAKRKGYKVLAISNVVGSTIAREADGGIYQHAGPEIGVASTKAFTSQILIGAMLALYVARMRDMSFSDGVTYVNALKSAPDLVRRVLDTAPQIEAIARRYATATDMLFLGRLALFPIALEGSLKLKEISYIHAEGYPAAEMKHGPIALISPECPTVFFAPAGELFNKLVSSMQEIKARNGPLIVITTEDAELPENLADAVIRIPACHEAVLPIVATIPVQLLSYYIARERGCDVDKPRNLAKSVTVE is encoded by the coding sequence ATGTGTGGCATCGTCGGTTACGTCGGCAAACAACGCGCGGCATCCATCCTTCTCGAAGGACTCAAACGGCTCGAATACCGGGGTTATGACTCGGCCGGGCTCGCCGTGCTCCAGGCCGGCGGGCTCACCCTGATCAAGAAAACCGGCCGCGTCGCCAACCTCGTCCGGGCGATCGGGCAACAAAAGCTCGCCGGCACCACCGGCATCAGCCACACGCGCTGGGCCACCCACGGCGGCGTCACCGACGCCAACGCCCACCCCCACGTGAGCAGCGATGGCAAGATCGTGCTCGTCCACAACGGCGTCATCGAAAACTACGCCGCCATCAAAAAATTTCTCCTGACGAAGGGTTACACGTTTGCCTCCGAGACCGACACCGAGGTGCTGGGCAACCTCATCGCCTACCACTATGCGAAGGAGCCCGAACCGGCGCCCACCCCCGAAGGCGCGCCGGACGGCAGCCGCCTGCTCGAAAGCGTCCGCAGGACGCTGCTCCATGTCGAGGGCACCTACGGCATCGCCGTCCTGTGCGTGGACGCGCCGGGCGAGATGGTCGCCGCCCGCAAGGGCTCGCCGCTCATCCTCGGCGTGGGGGCGCCCGGCACGGACGAGTTTATCATCGCCAGCGATGTGTCGGCGCTGGTGAGCCGCACGCAGAACGTCGTTTACCTGAAGGACGGCGAACTCGTCCACGTGCGCCCCGGCGCGTACCCGGCCGGCTTCACGATCACCACGCTGGAGCTCGCCGACGTGTCGCCGGTGATCGACACCGTCACGTGGTCGGTGGACGAGGCCGAGATGGGCGCGCACGCGCACTTCATGGAAAAGGAGATTTTCGAGCAGCCCCAGGCGCTCGAGAACGCCATGCGCGGACGTTTTTCCGAGGACGGCAGCACGGCCAATTTCGGCGGACTCAACCTCACCGCCGCCGATTTCCGCGCCATCGACCGCTTCATGTTCTGCGCCTGCGGCACGGCGCTCCACGCCTGCATGGTGACGGAGCACCTCATCGAGCGTTTCGCGCGCATCCCGGTCGAGTGCGACTACGCTTCGGAATTCCGCTACCGCAACACCCCGCTCACGGCCGACACGCTGTTTTTCGTCGTCAGCCAGTCGGGCGAGACCATCGACACGCTCGCCGCCCTGCGAGAGGCCAAGCGCAAGGGGTACAAGGTGCTCGCGATCAGCAACGTCGTCGGCTCCACCATCGCCCGCGAGGCCGACGGCGGCATCTACCAGCATGCCGGCCCCGAGATCGGCGTGGCGTCCACGAAGGCGTTCACCTCGCAAATCCTCATCGGCGCCATGCTCGCGCTCTACGTCGCCCGCATGCGCGACATGAGTTTCAGCGACGGCGTCACCTACGTCAACGCGCTCAAGTCCGCGCCCGACCTCGTGCGCCGCGTCCTCGACACCGCGCCGCAGATCGAGGCCATCGCCAGACGTTACGCCACCGCCACCGACATGCTGTTCCTCGGCCGCCTGGCGCTTTTCCCCATCGCGCTCGAAGGCTCGCTCAAGCTGAAGGAGATTTCCTACATCCACGCCGAGGGTTATCCGGCTGCCGAGATGAAGCACGGCCCGATCGCGCTGATCAGCCCCGAGTGCCCGACTGTGTTTTTCGCACCGGCCGGCGAGCTGTTCAACAAGCTCGTCTCCTCGATGCAGGAGATCAAGGCGCGCAACGGACCGCTTATCGTCATCACCACCGAGGACGCCGAGTTGCCGGAAAACCTCGCCGATG